The genome window gttgctggagtTTCTGAAGTTTCTTCAGTTGTCCCTTGCTAATCTCCTTGCCCTCCTTGTCGAGTGTGGGCAGTCCCTGCAATAAAGATGTCGCTATAGATACTCGTATAATGGGATATATTCGCTGTATACTCACATCTTCGCCAAAGGCCGAATACTTCTCAGTTTCACTGAGGAACATCTCCTTGGGATTGACACGGCGTTGCGCCTCcttggcagctgcagctgcctcCAGCGCTTGCTTCTTGCGCGCCTTTTCGGCAGCCCGTTCAGCTTCGGCAGCTTGTTTCGCCTCGCGTTCGCGCAAAAGTGTTTCGCGATCGACCAATTTAACAGCGAATTTGCCATCATCCTTGTCCTCCAGCCGCACGCCCAAGTTGGGCAGCACATCGTCACGCAGCTCGTCGCACAATTTCAGAATGTCAAAGGCTTTCAGCACCTTAGCTTGTTCGCGCACCAAGTTACGGAACTCAGCCACCGACTGAACATAGGGCAAAACAAGTGTTTCCTGATCAATGCTGCCGGCATTATTCGAGTCTGCTGATCCACCGCCCAGTGGGAAACCAATGCCGCCACGTGGTCCGCTAATGGCACCGAAAGTATGCAGCAAATCCGTTATGTATGTGGCAATCTTGCGAAGCAACAAGTGGTTCAGCTTGGCCTTGTTGTCGCGTATATAGATGTTGGTGTTTGATACCAGCTCACGCACGACGTCAAGTGCGCTGCGCGTATCAATGTTATCTGTAGGAGAGGGAGCATGATAGAGTAACTTTGTAGTGGagaaataacaattaaaacttaCCACAAAGCGCCGCATGCACTTGTGTCTGCGCCTCGCCAAACTTTGACTGCAGTGTTGCTTCTAGCTGAGTCCACTCGGTGAACTGTTCCATAGCTTTGCCCGTTAACACCACGCGTGTCAAGTCCTTGACGTTCAGGAAGAACTcctacaatttaaattgaattaatatcATGCGTGCATTAATAACGCTCTAGTTTTCAAGTTCAAAACTAATGTTACAAATGTTACCAACCAGCCAGACTGCTTGGAGAAGCAATAATAATGCTGCGTATACCTTGCTTATCTCAGCCAATCCACTTTTTTATACTTACATTAAGGAACTTCTCGTACTGCGTGGCCATTTCCATGGTGTTCTCCGAATAGTCCAGCGTGTCCTTCCATGAGTGCAAAAGGAATGCGAGTCGCAGCTGCGTCGATGAATGTTTCTTCAAGGCCTCTTGTATCGTGATAAAGTTCTTTAATGACTTGGACATCTTGCAGCCGGCTATTGTTAGATGACCCGTGTGCAGGAAATACTTAACCCATTCGGCTTCATCGTAGGCCGCTTCCGATTGAGCCAACTCGTTGTCATGGTGTGGAAATTTCAAGTCTACGCCACCAGTGTGTATGTCAAATGTGGCTCCAAATATGTCCGATGCCATGGCAGAGCACTCGATGTGCCAGCCGGGACGACCGCGTCCCCAGGGACTGTCCCACCATGGCTCGCCAGCCTTGCTAGCTTTCCACAGAGCAAAATCGTTGGGCGAGCGTTTCTCTGACAGCCGATCCTCGGTCACGGATAAATCACCTTCGCCCTCCTGCAGTGATGCTGTGTCACCATAGGCCTCCGGTACCAGCTTCGCATAGTGATGCTTATCACGCTTGTCGAAGCCATTGACATCGAAATAAACCGAACCGTTGGCATCATAGGCCAGGCCATTGTCAATGATGCGCTGTATGAAGGCTACAATCTGTGGCACATACTCTGAAACTCGTGTCAGCACATCTGGTGGCAGTATCTAAAATAGCAGTTATTAACTTAAGACAAAACCTGACTTTCAATGACGTCATTAGTTGTGACTCACATTAAGCGATTTCATATCGTTGTGAAACTGATCTTCCCAATAACGCGGCAGCGCCTCAAACACAGTGTTGTCATTCACTTGGGCACCTTGTTTGGCATCCAACCATTCGGCAATTGGATCCTTTGCCTCACCCAAATAATGATCTCTTGTCTTGGCGATTTGCTCTTCGTCTCCGCCCGTTACAGCCTTAGTCAGTGCCTCCATGGCGTCGGTCATGCGTTGCAACATTTTCGCCAGCATTACCTTCTTATCGGCATCGGTGTTCTTGTCACATTTCACTTGCAATTGCGTCAGCACTTCCTTCTGTTCACTCAGCAATTGCTCTAGGGG of Drosophila nasuta strain 15112-1781.00 chromosome 3, ASM2355853v1, whole genome shotgun sequence contains these proteins:
- the LOC132794314 gene encoding cysteine--tRNA ligase, cytoplasmic — encoded protein: MSKRVQPAWQAPKPSTRPQLRLYNSLTRQKEEFVPLEGNNVTWYSCGPTVYDASHMGHARSYISFDILRRILSDYFGYNVHYVMNITDIDDKIIKRARQYHLFEKYATASAELPLEQLLSEQKEVLTQLQVKCDKNTDADKKVMLAKMLQRMTDAMEALTKAVTGGDEEQIAKTRDHYLGEAKDPIAEWLDAKQGAQVNDNTVFEALPRYWEDQFHNDMKSLNILPPDVLTRVSEYVPQIVAFIQRIIDNGLAYDANGSVYFDVNGFDKRDKHHYAKLVPEAYGDTASLQEGEGDLSVTEDRLSEKRSPNDFALWKASKAGEPWWDSPWGRGRPGWHIECSAMASDIFGATFDIHTGGVDLKFPHHDNELAQSEAAYDEAEWVKYFLHTGHLTIAGCKMSKSLKNFITIQEALKKHSSTQLRLAFLLHSWKDTLDYSENTMEMATQYEKFLNEFFLNVKDLTRVVLTGKAMEQFTEWTQLEATLQSKFGEAQTQVHAALCDNIDTRSALDVVRELVSNTNIYIRDNKAKLNHLLLRKIATYITDLLHTFGAISGPRGGIGFPLGGGSADSNNAGSIDQETLVLPYVQSVAEFRNLVREQAKVLKAFDILKLCDELRDDVLPNLGVRLEDKDDGKFAVKLVDRETLLREREAKQAAEAERAAEKARKKQALEAAAAAKEAQRRVNPKEMFLSETEKYSAFGEDGLPTLDKEGKEISKGQLKKLQKLQQQQEQRYKEYLASVNAA